GAAGCCTCTCCCAGCTCCACCTTAAGCgcccccccttccccttcctgcgGAGGATGGGAACAGCCAGCTCGCGGCCCCAGGTGTCCCGGCCACCCCCGCCCGCGTGGCCCCAGAGCCGCTGGAAACCGAGGACAAGCCCCCTACCTCCTTCCGAATCCTGCCCCTTtcgcaccccccacccccagccaacaCGAGGAGTGTTTGCTGCTGTGAGATCACCTGCTCCCCACAcccaacaacaaaattaaataacaccacgggagggaagagagggagggggaggagggaggaagggacgggagagaagagagactgaaactgggagaagaggcaggagaggaggaggtggggagagcaCGAAGCTGGAGGCCGACACAGAGAGAGGGCGGGAGGAGGTgaagaaggagagaggggagaagaggcAGGAGCTGGAAAGGAgagcgggaggaggaggagatgctGGATGGAGACCTGGAGTTAGGTGCCTTGGGAGAGCTTAATGAAAAGAGAACGGAGAGGGGGTGTGGGTTAGGAACCAAGAGGTAGCCCTGGGGGCAGCAGAAGGCTGAGAGGGGTAGGAAGATCAGGAGCTAGAGAGAGACTCGAGGGTTCCgggaaaaagaggagaggaaagaggaaaggcacAGAGAGACGGGAGAGGAGTGGGTTTGAAGAGGGGGGGGCTCAGTCCCTGGCTGCTCTGGCATTTGGGGAACTGGGACTCCctgtggggaggagaggaaagctGGAAGTCCTGGAGGGACAGGGTCCCAGAAGGAGGGGACAGAGGAGCTGAGTGGGGGGGCAGGGCGTTGGGCAGGGGTCCCTCGGAGGCCTCCTGGGGATGGGGGCTGCAGCTCGTCTGAGCGCCCCTCGAGCGCTGGTACTCTGGGCTGCACTGGGGGCAGCAGGTAAGACCTGGGGTTCCCGGCAGGAGCCCCCGAGGGAGGTTGGAGGTGGGGGTGCCAAGGAGAGGGATTCAGGCTGCTCTCTTCCCAGCTCACATCGGACCAGCACCTGACCCCGAGGACTGGTGGAGCTACAAGGATAATCTCCAGGGAAACTTCGTGCCAGGTGCCGCCAAGGCGGGGACCCAGGAGTCCGGCCCTCCCAGCGCCTCCTTCTTCAGACTCAGGAACCTGGGTTCccagctccctcctcccctcaggACCAGGAGTCCCAGCCCCCTCCTCTGTCCCTCAGGAGTCGGGCCAGCCTCTGAACCCCAGGGGCTCACCATGGGACATTATACATGCGCATTTCAAGTAGTGAGTGGGAGTGAGTGGAAGGAAAGTGTGGGGGTGGagattatgtgtgtgtttgccgGGAGAGGAAGGTCCTGGCTCCCGCTAGGAACCGGAGGCTGGGTGACCCCGTCCCCCACCTTGTCCAGCCCTCTCTTGCAGCTTCTCTCCCCAACACATTAATAATAATCCAGTTGTGGGACAAGAgcgattaaaaaaaagaactacaactCCCATGGGGCTCTGGGGTAGGTAGGCAGCAGAGGGGTAGGCTGGTAGCCCTGCGGCCTGCTGGGAGTTGTAGTTCCATCTACGATGGCTTGATGGGTTGGCtcggctaggcgcggtggctcacgcctgtaatcccagcactttaggaggccgaggtgggtggattacctgaggtccagagttcaagaccagcctgtccaatttagcgaaacccgtctccactgaaCTTGGAAACTATTCCAAGATTCTTCTAGGACCCAGGATTCTGGATCTGAGCCCagtcctccctcagacccaggagtccaggtcCCTAGCCCCTCCTCCCCTGGGATCTGGGAGTCCAGACCACAGCCCACTCAGCAGATGCCAGCCCCGGGATTCAGTCTCTATTTCTGACTCCCTGTCCTCCTACTCTGACCCCACCCCCAGGGCCTCCTTTCTGGGGCCTGGTGAATGCAGCATGGAGTCTGTGTGCGGTGGGGAAGCGACAGAGCCCCGTGGATGTGGAGCTGAAGAGGGTTCTTTATGACCCCTTTCTGCCCCCAT
The sequence above is a segment of the Papio anubis isolate 15944 unplaced genomic scaffold, Panubis1.0 scaffold498, whole genome shotgun sequence genome. Coding sequences within it:
- the LOC116273271 gene encoding carbonic anhydrase-related protein 11-like; protein product: MGAAARLSAPRALVLWAALGAAAHIGPAPDPEDWWSYKDNLQGNFVPGPPFWGLVNAAWSLCAVGKRQSPVDVELKRVLYDPFLPPLRLSTGGEKVRGLEGGAIESTGDGHE